The following are encoded together in the Sphingomonas insulae genome:
- a CDS encoding TonB-dependent receptor, with protein sequence MTFACGVALAALMIPGAAFAQSTGSAEADNVGTTDIVVTGSRETGVGGVDVPNTAKNKQVLNQTFISRQTPGQTINDIINQLPGVSFQNNDPFGSAGGTLTIRGFDGSRISQTFDGIPLNDTGNYAIYSNQQLDPELIEQVNVNLGSTDPDSPTASASGSTVNYRTLIPTDEFGARMVGSIGDYSFFRVFGLVNTGVFTPFGTKAWFSGSSATNDVVFNNFGKIEKQQYNAKVYQPIGSGKDFISVSGHYNQNRNNFFGSAPLRYDTNAFSSTGGTGANAAPPTLVTGAPRVAGTSNLSRFPFNRDELPYTVARCQIDTPQAGVADTPAIVNVPGASNNGNACGTTFDERYNPSNTGNIRINSRFSLADKLTLFVDPSYQYTKANGGGTVTARETGYTRTTGVPIATPQYGFIGGQYYFGRDLNGDGDTLDQITVLAPSQTVTNRYGVIASLRYDFSDSQSIRVGYTLDYGRHRQTGETGFLQANGVPFDVFPSNDGIAAVNGGIIQKRNRLSKAILNQGFAQYIGNFFEDRLRIEASLTGKWFKRDLTNNCFVTSASGNLDCLATPAQNAAYAAANPYVVGGTTAIPTITGYAAPQQRTYKYDKLLPAGGLTYTVSGALSIFGNYSKGIQVPGTDNLYQAFYYPQNTNPANPTPETTDNFDAGLRYTTSRIQASVGPWYTRFQNRLASSYDIDTQQTIYRNLGRVDKYGVDASLAYRPINELLLYVYGSYLKSEIKNDVEIGRCPTTLTAANTTANCTVAGAPILAATAGKRESGAPVYTFGGRIQATLGPLELGAQAKRTGRRYVNDQNLGNFYCTVALVNTVCPTVNNVSAAYTGTRGILVQSYDSYAKGYTVVDFDARLSLDWAGIGGKNKTYLQLNVVNAFNKFYVGGFTGGSTLTVNNTIPFVQIGSPRAFIMSINTAF encoded by the coding sequence AAGAACAAGCAGGTCCTGAACCAGACCTTCATCTCGCGTCAGACGCCCGGTCAGACGATCAACGACATTATCAACCAGCTTCCCGGCGTCAGCTTCCAGAACAACGATCCGTTCGGCTCGGCCGGCGGCACGCTGACGATTCGCGGTTTCGACGGCAGTCGTATCAGCCAGACGTTCGACGGCATTCCGCTGAACGATACCGGCAACTATGCGATCTATTCGAACCAGCAGCTCGACCCCGAGCTGATCGAGCAGGTCAACGTCAATCTCGGTTCGACCGACCCCGATTCGCCGACCGCTTCGGCGTCCGGCTCGACCGTCAACTATCGCACGCTGATCCCCACCGACGAATTCGGTGCCCGGATGGTCGGCTCGATCGGCGACTACAGCTTCTTCCGCGTGTTCGGCTTGGTCAACACCGGCGTCTTCACGCCGTTCGGCACCAAGGCCTGGTTCTCGGGTTCGAGCGCGACCAACGATGTCGTGTTCAACAACTTCGGCAAGATCGAGAAGCAGCAGTATAACGCCAAGGTCTATCAGCCGATCGGCAGCGGCAAGGACTTCATCTCGGTATCCGGCCACTACAACCAGAACCGCAACAACTTCTTCGGCTCGGCGCCGCTGCGTTACGACACGAACGCCTTTTCGTCGACCGGCGGGACCGGTGCGAATGCTGCTCCGCCGACCCTGGTGACGGGCGCACCGCGTGTCGCCGGCACGAGCAACCTCAGCCGCTTCCCCTTCAACCGCGACGAGCTGCCCTACACGGTCGCCCGGTGCCAGATCGACACCCCGCAGGCCGGCGTCGCCGACACGCCTGCGATCGTCAACGTGCCCGGCGCGTCGAACAACGGCAACGCGTGCGGCACCACGTTCGACGAGCGGTACAACCCCTCGAACACCGGCAACATCCGCATCAACTCGCGCTTCTCGCTGGCCGATAAGCTGACGCTGTTCGTCGATCCCAGCTATCAATATACCAAGGCGAACGGCGGCGGCACCGTCACCGCGCGCGAAACCGGCTACACCCGCACCACGGGCGTGCCGATCGCAACGCCGCAGTATGGCTTCATCGGCGGCCAATATTACTTCGGTCGCGACCTGAACGGCGACGGTGATACGCTCGACCAGATCACCGTGCTGGCGCCGAGCCAGACCGTGACCAACCGTTACGGCGTGATCGCGTCGCTGCGCTACGACTTCTCGGACTCGCAGAGCATCCGCGTCGGCTACACGCTGGACTACGGCCGCCATCGCCAGACCGGCGAAACCGGCTTCCTCCAGGCCAATGGCGTCCCCTTCGACGTCTTCCCGTCCAACGACGGCATTGCCGCGGTCAACGGCGGCATCATCCAGAAGCGTAACCGTCTGTCCAAGGCGATCCTGAACCAGGGCTTTGCGCAGTATATCGGCAACTTCTTCGAGGACCGGCTCCGCATCGAAGCATCGCTGACCGGCAAGTGGTTCAAGCGCGACCTGACCAACAACTGCTTCGTCACGTCGGCCAGCGGCAACCTCGACTGTCTCGCCACCCCGGCGCAGAACGCGGCCTATGCTGCGGCAAACCCCTATGTCGTTGGCGGCACCACCGCGATCCCGACGATCACCGGCTATGCCGCTCCGCAGCAGCGCACCTACAAGTATGACAAGCTGCTGCCGGCAGGCGGCCTGACCTACACGGTCAGCGGCGCGCTCTCGATCTTCGGCAATTACTCGAAGGGCATCCAGGTTCCGGGTACGGACAACCTGTACCAGGCGTTCTACTATCCGCAGAACACCAACCCGGCGAATCCGACGCCCGAGACGACCGACAACTTCGATGCCGGGCTGCGCTACACCACCAGCCGCATCCAGGCGTCGGTGGGTCCGTGGTACACGCGCTTCCAGAACCGTCTGGCAAGCTCGTACGACATCGACACCCAGCAGACGATCTACCGCAACCTCGGTCGCGTCGACAAATATGGCGTCGATGCCAGCCTGGCCTATCGCCCGATCAACGAACTGCTGCTCTACGTCTATGGTTCGTACCTGAAGTCGGAGATCAAGAACGACGTCGAGATCGGCCGTTGCCCGACGACCCTGACCGCCGCGAACACGACCGCCAACTGCACGGTAGCAGGTGCTCCGATCCTCGCCGCAACCGCCGGCAAGCGTGAATCGGGTGCGCCGGTCTACACGTTCGGTGGCCGTATCCAGGCGACCTTGGGGCCGCTCGAACTGGGCGCCCAGGCCAAGCGTACCGGTCGCCGCTACGTGAACGACCAGAACCTCGGCAATTTCTATTGCACCGTTGCTCTGGTGAATACCGTCTGCCCGACCGTGAACAACGTGTCCGCCGCCTATACCGGCACGCGCGGTATCCTGGTGCAGTCCTATGACAGCTACGCCAAGGGCTACACCGTCGTCGACTTCGATGCCCGCCTGTCGCTCGACTGGGCCGGCATCGGCGGCAAGAACAAGACCTATCTGCAGCTCAACGTCGTGAACGCGTTCAACAAGTTCTACGTCGGCGGCTTCACCGGTGGCTCGACGCTCACCGTCAACAACACCATCCCGTTCGTCCAGATCGGCAGCCCGCGGGCGTTCATCATGTCGATCAACACGGCATTCTGA
- a CDS encoding sensor histidine kinase: MATLPAPPRPALNVRPFFENKSRAFWTLQAVGWTGYLLLRGASTLSNLSLDAIIPVLFEAIVGYCVTLLLSTFYGYFRGLPRVAGLVLTILAFAVATLFSAFLDAFTWSLIQNGQPGVTLPRMLVSFYVTFTALFGWSALYFGINFYLIVEDQIDQMQHLENQASSAQLAMLRYQLNPHFLFNTLNSISTLVLLKQTERANAMLSRLSSFLRYTLANEPTAHVTVAQEVETLKLYLEIEKMRFEERLRPKFEIDQAAERARLPSLLLQPLVENAIKYAVSTQEDGAEICVRVRLAGDRVQIAVSDTGPGLQDGRAMPSLSTGVGLPNIRERLVQAYGPDHRFETRTAPAGGFSVEIEIPFQLDDLSREAA; this comes from the coding sequence ATGGCGACGCTTCCCGCCCCACCCCGCCCGGCGCTCAACGTGCGCCCGTTTTTCGAGAACAAGAGCCGTGCGTTCTGGACGTTGCAGGCGGTCGGATGGACCGGCTACCTGCTGCTCCGCGGCGCATCGACGCTCAGCAACCTGTCGCTCGATGCGATCATCCCGGTGCTGTTCGAGGCGATTGTCGGCTATTGCGTGACGTTGCTGCTCTCGACGTTCTACGGCTATTTCCGCGGTCTGCCGCGTGTCGCCGGGCTGGTGCTGACGATCCTCGCCTTCGCCGTCGCGACGCTGTTCTCCGCCTTCCTCGACGCCTTCACCTGGTCGCTGATCCAGAACGGGCAGCCCGGCGTCACGCTGCCGCGTATGCTGGTGTCCTTCTATGTCACCTTCACCGCCCTGTTCGGCTGGTCGGCGCTCTATTTCGGCATCAATTTCTACCTAATCGTCGAGGATCAGATCGACCAGATGCAGCATCTCGAAAACCAGGCGTCCTCGGCGCAGCTGGCGATGCTGCGCTACCAGCTCAACCCGCACTTCCTGTTCAATACGCTCAATTCGATCTCGACGCTGGTGCTGTTGAAGCAGACCGAGCGCGCGAATGCGATGCTCAGCCGGTTGTCGTCGTTCCTGCGGTACACGCTGGCCAACGAACCGACCGCCCACGTCACCGTCGCCCAGGAAGTCGAGACGCTGAAGCTGTATCTCGAGATCGAGAAGATGCGGTTCGAAGAGCGGCTGCGCCCGAAGTTCGAGATCGACCAGGCCGCCGAACGGGCCCGCCTGCCCTCCCTGTTGCTGCAACCCCTGGTCGAGAATGCGATCAAATATGCGGTCAGCACGCAGGAAGATGGCGCCGAAATCTGCGTCCGCGTGCGGCTCGCCGGGGATCGCGTGCAGATCGCCGTATCCGACACCGGGCCGGGTTTGCAGGACGGTCGTGCGATGCCAAGCCTTTCAACCGGCGTGGGTCTCCCCAATATTAGGGAGCGGCTGGTGCAGGCATATGGCCCGGACCACCGTTTCGAGACGCGTACCGCGCCGGCTGGAGGCTTTTCGGTGGAGATCGAGATTCCCTTCCAGCTCGACGATCTGAGTAGAGAGGCCGCATGA
- a CDS encoding LytR/AlgR family response regulator transcription factor yields the protein MTIRTILVDDEPLAIQGLELRLQAHDDIEIIEKCSNGREAIRAIKTHKPDLVFLDIQMPGFDGFSVVQGLMEVEPPLFVFVTAYSDHALRAFEAQAVDYLMKPVEEARLADTIERVRQRLSEKRGVEEVEKLKEVLAEHAPEAAADMADGGGDAVSANRFEKLINIKDRGQIFRVDVDTIERIDAAGDYMCIYTGDNTLILRETMKDLEKRLDPRRFQRVHRSTIVNLDLVKQVKPHTNGECFLVLNSGASVKVSRSYRDVVARFVH from the coding sequence ATGACGATCAGAACCATCCTGGTGGACGACGAACCACTCGCGATCCAGGGTCTGGAGCTACGGCTTCAGGCGCATGATGACATCGAGATCATCGAGAAATGCTCGAACGGGCGAGAGGCGATCCGGGCGATCAAGACCCACAAGCCCGATCTCGTCTTCCTCGATATCCAGATGCCGGGGTTCGACGGCTTCTCGGTGGTGCAGGGGCTGATGGAGGTCGAGCCGCCGCTGTTCGTGTTCGTCACCGCCTATTCCGACCATGCGCTGCGGGCGTTCGAGGCGCAGGCGGTGGATTATCTGATGAAGCCCGTCGAAGAGGCGCGGCTCGCCGATACGATCGAGCGGGTCCGCCAGCGGCTGAGCGAGAAGCGCGGCGTCGAGGAGGTCGAGAAGCTGAAGGAGGTGCTCGCCGAGCACGCGCCGGAGGCGGCGGCCGACATGGCCGACGGCGGCGGCGACGCGGTCAGCGCCAACCGCTTCGAAAAGCTCATCAACATCAAGGATCGCGGCCAGATCTTCCGCGTCGACGTCGACACGATCGAGCGGATCGACGCGGCGGGCGACTATATGTGCATCTATACCGGCGACAACACGCTGATCCTGCGCGAGACGATGAAGGATCTGGAAAAGCGGCTGGATCCGCGTCGGTTCCAGCGGGTGCATCGCTCGACGATCGTCAACCTCGATCTGGTCAAGCAGGTGAAGCCGCATACCAACGGCGAATGCTTCCTGGTGCTCAATTCGGGCGCTAGCGTGAAGGTCAGCCGCAGCTATCGCGACGTCGTCGCGCGCTTCGTCCATTGA
- a CDS encoding lmo0937 family membrane protein — protein MLWTIAVILLILWLLGFSLHIAGGLIHILLVIAVIVGLIQLFTGRRAL, from the coding sequence ATGTTGTGGACGATCGCCGTGATCCTGCTGATCCTCTGGCTGCTGGGCTTCTCGCTCCACATCGCCGGCGGGCTGATCCACATCCTGCTGGTGATCGCCGTCATCGTCGGCCTGATCCAGCTGTTCACCGGGCGCCGCGCATTGTGA
- a CDS encoding inositol monophosphatase family protein gives MADPRADLTAAVAQVAHEAGQMALARWRTDFARWEKTPGSPVSEVDLDVDRMLRARLGGLLPDAGWLSEETVDSAERLSQAQVWVVDPIDGTRDYIRGREGWAVSIALVEDGRATIGVLDAPARGERWSATAGQGAVRNGIALHAGPRCELDGARVPTDALPRIDRHLTIVPKPNSIALRMAMVAADEADLVATLRWGNEWDIAAAAVIAAEAGAAVSDALGAPLRYNKPYPTAFGVMVAAPGIHAAAIAWLSARAQAVLNG, from the coding sequence GTGGCTGATCCCCGCGCCGATCTGACCGCAGCGGTGGCCCAGGTCGCGCACGAGGCGGGGCAGATGGCGCTCGCGCGCTGGCGGACGGATTTCGCGCGCTGGGAAAAGACGCCGGGTAGCCCGGTGAGCGAGGTCGATCTGGACGTCGACCGGATGCTGCGCGCGCGGCTGGGCGGATTGCTGCCCGATGCGGGCTGGCTGTCCGAAGAGACGGTCGACAGCGCCGAGCGGCTGTCGCAGGCGCAGGTCTGGGTGGTCGATCCGATCGACGGCACACGCGACTATATCCGCGGCCGCGAGGGGTGGGCGGTGTCGATCGCGCTGGTCGAGGATGGCCGGGCGACGATCGGGGTGCTCGACGCGCCGGCGCGTGGCGAGCGATGGAGCGCGACGGCGGGGCAGGGGGCGGTGCGCAACGGGATCGCGCTGCATGCCGGACCGCGTTGCGAGCTGGATGGTGCACGGGTGCCCACCGACGCCTTGCCCAGGATCGATCGGCATCTGACGATCGTACCCAAGCCCAATTCTATCGCGTTGCGCATGGCGATGGTGGCCGCCGACGAAGCCGATCTGGTGGCGACGCTGCGCTGGGGTAACGAATGGGACATCGCCGCCGCGGCGGTGATCGCGGCGGAGGCGGGGGCCGCGGTCAGCGATGCGCTGGGTGCGCCGCTGCGCTACAACAAGCCGTACCCCACCGCGTTCGGCGTCATGGTCGCCGCACCTGGCATCCACGCCGCCGCCATCGCGTGGCTGAGCGCGCGCGCGCAGGCCGTCCTGAACGGCTGA
- a CDS encoding TldD/PmbA family protein — MLTPDQARDRAADIVSRAVKAGADAADAVFAADASLDLSVRLGVLEDVGRSESEELGLRVFVGQRSASVSTSDLSVAALDALVERAVAMAREAPEDRWAGLAPQERLMHGAPPLLDLDDGGTLSPAELRELALEAEDAARAVPGVTNSEGGGASASRSVWALATSHGFAGAYAATAYSLSASVLAGDAAAGMERDYAHHAARKRAHLESAEAIGRRAGERAVARINPGRVASGPMPVVMDPRIGSSLLGHLAGAISGQAIARKTSFLLEALGTQVFGAGVTIRDDPHRPHGLRSRPFDGEGLPVSPVALIENGMLETWLLDSGAARQLGLEPTGHAARGVGGSPGVSPSNLFMEAGDVPVATLVADIADGVYVTELIGQGVNGVTGDYSRGAAGFRIVNGAIAGPVAEFTIAGNLKDMFRAVTPANDLEFRYGTNVPTLRIDGMTVAGG; from the coding sequence ATGCTGACCCCCGACCAGGCGCGCGACCGCGCCGCCGACATCGTATCGCGTGCCGTCAAAGCCGGTGCCGATGCCGCCGACGCCGTCTTCGCCGCCGATGCCTCGCTCGACCTGTCCGTGCGCCTGGGCGTGCTGGAGGATGTCGGCCGTTCCGAGAGCGAGGAACTGGGGCTGCGCGTCTTCGTCGGCCAACGGTCGGCGAGCGTGTCGACGTCGGACCTGTCCGTCGCCGCGCTCGACGCCCTGGTCGAGCGTGCCGTCGCGATGGCGCGCGAGGCGCCGGAGGATCGCTGGGCCGGGCTGGCGCCGCAGGAACGGCTGATGCACGGCGCGCCGCCGCTGCTCGACCTCGACGATGGCGGCACGCTGAGTCCGGCCGAGCTGCGGGAGCTGGCGCTGGAGGCGGAGGACGCCGCCCGCGCGGTGCCGGGCGTCACCAACAGCGAGGGCGGCGGCGCCAGCGCCTCGCGCTCGGTATGGGCGCTGGCGACCAGCCACGGGTTCGCCGGTGCCTATGCCGCGACCGCCTACAGCCTGTCGGCCAGCGTGCTGGCCGGTGATGCGGCGGCGGGGATGGAGCGCGATTATGCGCATCACGCCGCCCGCAAGCGCGCCCATCTGGAAAGCGCCGAGGCCATCGGCCGTCGCGCCGGCGAGCGGGCGGTGGCGCGGATCAACCCCGGTCGGGTCGCGAGCGGTCCGATGCCCGTCGTCATGGACCCCCGCATCGGATCGTCGCTGCTCGGCCATCTGGCCGGCGCGATTTCCGGCCAGGCGATCGCCCGCAAGACCAGCTTTCTGCTCGAGGCGCTCGGCACGCAGGTGTTCGGCGCGGGGGTCACGATCCGCGACGATCCCCATCGGCCCCATGGCCTGCGATCCCGTCCGTTCGATGGCGAGGGACTGCCGGTATCGCCGGTGGCGCTGATCGAGAACGGGATGCTGGAGACCTGGCTGCTCGACAGCGGAGCGGCGCGCCAGCTCGGGCTGGAGCCCACCGGCCATGCCGCGCGCGGTGTCGGCGGATCGCCGGGCGTGTCACCCAGCAACCTGTTCATGGAGGCCGGCGACGTGCCGGTGGCGACGCTGGTCGCCGACATCGCCGATGGCGTCTACGTCACCGAATTGATCGGGCAGGGGGTCAATGGGGTCACCGGCGACTATAGCCGCGGCGCTGCGGGCTTTCGCATCGTCAACGGCGCGATCGCTGGACCGGTCGCCGAATTCACGATCGCCGGCAACCTCAAGGACATGTTCCGCGCGGTGACGCCGGCGAACGACCTCGAATTCCGGTACGGCACGAACGTGCCGACGTTGCGGATCGATGGAATGACCGTCGCGGGTGGCTGA
- the ubiA gene encoding 4-hydroxybenzoate octaprenyltransferase yields the protein MSAEIVPDSEHRGLVARLPPRLRGLALLARFDRPIGWWLLFWPGAWAVALAGGLTQRWPLILWILAGSIAMRGAGCVYNDIVDRDLDAQVARTRARPIPSGLVSLRLAWAWLLVLCLIGLVVLVQLRPLAAIVSLASLAPVAAYPFMKRITWWPQAWLGLVFSWAALVGWSEVAGTLSLPMWLLYGGCIAWVIGYDTIYALQDREDDALIGVRSSALRMGAHVKGGTAAFYAVAIGLWAAALWLVRSDPLVFVALLPMAAHLAWQVATLRPADGRNPLDRFRSNRFAGLLMFLACAVVGTAL from the coding sequence ATGTCAGCCGAAATCGTCCCCGACAGCGAACACCGCGGCCTCGTCGCCCGCCTGCCGCCCCGGTTGCGCGGCCTGGCGCTGCTGGCGCGTTTCGATCGCCCGATCGGCTGGTGGCTGCTGTTCTGGCCGGGCGCATGGGCGGTGGCGCTGGCCGGCGGGCTGACGCAGCGCTGGCCATTGATCCTGTGGATATTGGCGGGCAGCATCGCGATGCGCGGGGCGGGCTGCGTCTACAACGACATCGTCGATCGCGACCTGGACGCGCAGGTCGCCCGCACCCGTGCGCGACCGATCCCCAGCGGCCTCGTCTCGCTCAGGCTGGCATGGGCGTGGCTGCTCGTCCTGTGCCTGATCGGCCTCGTCGTGCTCGTCCAGCTGCGACCCCTGGCGGCGATCGTCTCGCTCGCCAGTCTGGCACCCGTTGCGGCCTATCCCTTCATGAAGCGCATCACCTGGTGGCCTCAGGCGTGGCTGGGGCTGGTGTTTTCCTGGGCGGCGCTGGTGGGGTGGAGCGAGGTGGCCGGCACGCTGTCGCTGCCGATGTGGCTGCTGTATGGCGGCTGTATCGCCTGGGTGATCGGCTATGACACGATCTATGCGCTGCAGGACCGCGAGGACGATGCGCTGATCGGTGTGCGTTCGTCGGCGCTGCGCATGGGCGCCCATGTCAAGGGTGGCACCGCGGCGTTCTACGCCGTCGCGATCGGCCTGTGGGCCGCGGCATTGTGGCTGGTCCGGTCCGATCCGCTGGTGTTCGTCGCGCTGTTGCCGATGGCGGCCCACCTGGCGTGGCAGGTCGCGACGCTGCGCCCGGCGGACGGGCGCAACCCGCTCGACCGGTTCCGCAGCAACCGGTTCGCCGGGCTGCTGATGTTCCTCGCCTGCGCGGTCGTCGGCACCGCGCTGTAG
- a CDS encoding 16S rRNA (uracil(1498)-N(3))-methyltransferase produces MTATPAWPPQSTPRLFVESPLAAGPLRIDGPAAHYLIAVMRMAPGDPVKLFDDTTGEWLATAAQVGKRDLVVDVSTMLRPREAVPDLWLCAAPLKKGRVDWLAEKACELGVDRLVPVITQRTIVDRPKTERLRSHMVEAAEQCARTALPGLAEPVKLGAMLRDWPDGRTLFFADEAGGVAALDAMLAHPGPAAILIGPEGGFTDDERQAIRACDQGVAVSLGPRILRADTAAAAAVSLWMAANGDW; encoded by the coding sequence GTGACCGCCACCCCCGCCTGGCCGCCGCAGTCGACGCCGCGCCTGTTCGTCGAGAGCCCGCTCGCCGCCGGCCCGCTGCGGATCGACGGGCCGGCGGCGCATTACCTCATCGCCGTCATGCGGATGGCGCCGGGCGATCCGGTGAAGTTGTTCGATGACACGACCGGCGAATGGCTGGCGACCGCGGCGCAGGTCGGCAAACGCGACCTCGTTGTCGACGTGTCGACAATGTTGCGCCCACGTGAGGCGGTGCCGGACCTGTGGCTTTGCGCCGCGCCGTTGAAGAAGGGCCGCGTCGACTGGCTCGCAGAAAAGGCATGCGAGCTCGGCGTCGACCGGCTGGTGCCGGTCATCACCCAGCGGACGATCGTCGACCGGCCAAAGACCGAACGCCTGCGCAGCCATATGGTCGAGGCGGCGGAGCAATGCGCGCGCACCGCACTGCCTGGCCTTGCCGAACCGGTGAAGCTCGGCGCCATGCTGCGCGACTGGCCGGACGGGCGCACGCTGTTCTTCGCGGACGAGGCGGGCGGCGTCGCGGCGCTCGACGCGATGCTCGCCCACCCCGGCCCGGCCGCCATCCTGATCGGTCCGGAAGGCGGTTTCACCGACGATGAGCGACAGGCGATTCGCGCCTGCGATCAAGGCGTTGCGGTCAGTCTTGGCCCCCGCATCCTGCGCGCCGACACCGCCGCGGCGGCAGCGGTATCACTATGGATGGCGGCGAACGGCGACTGGTAG
- a CDS encoding glutamate--cysteine ligase, which produces MTTKTESPKDSPIIESRDQLIASFARGEKPRDRWRIGTEHEKFVYRTGDHGAPSWGEPGGIRALLMELQQYGWQPVEEGGNIIALNGADGSVSLEPAGQFELSGAPLDNLHQTCAETGRHLEQVKAAGEKLGIGFLGLGMWPDKRRDELPIMPKGRYAIMLRHMPRVGSMGLDMMLRTCTIQVNLDYASEADMVKKFRVGLALQPMATALFANSPFTEGKPNGFLSYRSHIWSDTDPARTGMLPFVFEDGFGYERYADYMLDVPMYFIYREGRYIDAAGLSFRDFLRGELSVLPGEKPTLDDWNDHLSTAFPEVRLKTFLEMRGADGGPWNKICALPAFWVGLLYDDQALDAAWDLVKDWSLEDRQTLRDAVPKLALDAPLPGGGRLGDIAGQVLDIAHAGLTARARSNAMGDNETGFLDPLREVVRSGKVPAQVLLDRYNGVWAGDLSRVYDEASF; this is translated from the coding sequence ATGACGACCAAGACCGAAAGCCCCAAGGACTCGCCGATCATCGAATCGCGAGACCAGCTGATCGCCAGTTTCGCCCGGGGCGAAAAGCCGCGGGATCGCTGGCGGATCGGCACCGAACACGAAAAGTTCGTCTATCGGACCGGCGATCATGGCGCCCCCAGCTGGGGCGAACCGGGCGGTATCCGCGCGCTGCTCATGGAATTGCAGCAATATGGCTGGCAACCCGTTGAAGAGGGCGGCAACATCATCGCGCTGAACGGTGCCGACGGCAGCGTCAGCCTCGAACCGGCGGGCCAGTTCGAACTGTCGGGCGCGCCGCTCGACAATCTGCATCAGACCTGTGCCGAAACCGGCCGGCATCTCGAACAGGTCAAGGCCGCGGGCGAAAAGCTCGGGATCGGTTTCCTCGGCCTCGGCATGTGGCCGGACAAGCGCCGCGACGAATTGCCGATCATGCCCAAGGGCCGCTATGCGATCATGCTGCGCCACATGCCGCGCGTCGGCAGCATGGGCCTCGACATGATGCTGCGGACCTGCACGATCCAGGTCAACCTCGACTATGCGTCGGAGGCGGACATGGTGAAGAAATTCCGCGTCGGGCTCGCGTTGCAGCCCATGGCCACGGCGCTGTTCGCCAATTCGCCGTTCACCGAAGGCAAGCCCAACGGCTTCCTGTCCTACCGCAGCCATATCTGGTCTGACACCGATCCGGCCCGCACCGGCATGCTGCCGTTCGTGTTCGAGGATGGCTTCGGCTACGAACGGTACGCCGACTATATGCTCGATGTACCGATGTACTTCATCTACCGCGAGGGTCGCTACATCGACGCCGCCGGCCTGTCGTTCCGCGACTTCCTGCGCGGCGAGCTGAGCGTACTGCCCGGCGAAAAGCCGACGCTGGACGATTGGAACGACCATCTGTCGACTGCCTTCCCCGAAGTGCGGCTGAAGACCTTCCTCGAAATGCGCGGCGCCGATGGCGGACCGTGGAACAAGATCTGCGCGCTGCCGGCGTTCTGGGTCGGGTTGCTCTACGACGACCAGGCGCTCGACGCAGCGTGGGACCTGGTCAAGGACTGGAGCCTGGAGGATCGCCAGACATTGCGCGATGCCGTGCCGAAACTGGCACTGGATGCGCCGCTGCCGGGTGGCGGGCGCCTGGGCGATATCGCCGGCCAGGTGCTCGACATCGCCCATGCCGGATTGACCGCGCGCGCCCGCAGCAATGCGATGGGCGACAACGAAACCGGCTTCCTCGATCCGCTGCGCGAAGTCGTGCGATCGGGCAAGGTGCCGGCGCAGGTGCTGCTCGATCGCTACAACGGCGTCTGGGCGGGCGATCTCAGCCGCGTCTACGACGAAGCGAGCTTCTGA
- a CDS encoding polyphosphate kinase 2 family protein, whose translation MIDLADYEKTKPYKGHYKRDVAALQDRLERILVAHIVHGRRAVIMLEGWDAAGKGGIIQRLTAEWDPRHFEVYPISAPTEVEKAHDFLWRFRTRLPAAGDVTIFDRSWYGRVLVERVEGYAREEEWRRAYDEINAFEAEMAEGDATLVKLFVHISQKEQDKRLKARLVDPWKRWKTGTDDYRNRARREEYLAAMHDMFARTDTGGAPWIVINGNDKKAARIHALTEIADRLEANVDMTPPPLDPELERVATSALGLG comes from the coding sequence ATGATCGACCTTGCCGATTATGAGAAGACCAAGCCGTACAAGGGCCATTACAAGCGCGACGTCGCGGCATTGCAGGATCGGCTGGAGCGCATTCTGGTCGCGCACATCGTCCACGGTCGCCGGGCCGTCATCATGCTCGAAGGCTGGGATGCGGCAGGCAAGGGCGGCATTATCCAGCGCCTGACCGCGGAATGGGACCCGCGCCATTTCGAAGTTTATCCCATTTCCGCGCCGACCGAGGTCGAAAAGGCGCACGATTTCCTCTGGCGCTTTCGCACGCGCCTGCCCGCCGCCGGCGACGTCACCATCTTCGATCGCAGCTGGTACGGGCGGGTGCTGGTCGAACGGGTGGAGGGATATGCGCGCGAGGAGGAATGGCGACGCGCCTATGACGAGATCAACGCGTTCGAGGCGGAGATGGCAGAGGGGGACGCGACGCTGGTCAAGCTGTTCGTCCACATCTCACAGAAGGAACAGGACAAGCGGCTGAAGGCGCGGCTGGTCGATCCGTGGAAGCGGTGGAAGACCGGTACGGACGATTATCGCAACCGGGCGCGCCGCGAGGAATATCTGGCCGCAATGCACGACATGTTCGCGCGAACCGATACCGGCGGCGCACCATGGATCGTCATCAACGGCAACGACAAGAAGGCCGCGCGAATCCACGCGCTGACCGAGATCGCCGACCGGCTGGAGGCGAACGTCGACATGACGCCGCCGCCGCTCGACCCCGAGCTGGAACGGGTGGCGACGTCGGCGCTGGGCCTGGGATAG